DNA from Myxococcales bacterium:
GGCCCCGTAAGCGTGTGGCTCGTGCTCGCGGGGCTCGCGGTGCGCTCTCCCTTCGGCGAGCGGCTCGCGCTCTCCGCTCCCCACCGCGGCCCGGAGGAGGCTGCCAGACTGGGACGCCACCCGCGGCGTGCGCTTCTCGCTGGTGGGGCGCCACGGAAGGCAGAGCTTCCTCGAGGCTCCACTTCGTGACGCACCGCTACGGGTTTCGCGCCGCGCGAGCGCCATAACCACGAGAGGCAGCGGCGCCTCAGCGGCCTCCCGACGCCGCCCGCAGCGTGTGCGCGTAGTCGTCCACGTCGCTCACGCAGCGACCCCCGCTGCACGCCCGGCCCGCGACGACATAGTCCAGCTTGCACCGGTAGGCCGGCTTCGCGCAGGCCTCACAACCTCGGGACGCGGTCACGCACGCGGTGAGTGCCGAGACGCCTTAGGGCCTCCGAGCGCCGTGGTGTCGGTCCCGACGCCGGGACGCCCTGGCCCTTGCACGTGAGCGGCGACGTGAACAGTACGCAGTCGGCGTCGACCGTGCAGGCGCGCTGTGGTTCGATCAAGGCGAGCGCTTCGGCCTGAAGCTCCGCGCAGTCGGGGCGTGTCCCCGTGCGCGCACCGCACCCGACGAGCACGAGCACGCCGAGCGCGACGGCGACCTTGCACGTGTGGGTGGTTCACCCAGCGCGGCGCTTGGGCGAGCAGGAGCCACGGAGCACGGCGAAGCGTAAATCGGCGAAAAACCGACCGGATCGAGCGGTTCGGCGCTCTAGTCATGGAGGGCCTCCTTGGCAGCGTCAGGGCCTGGGTCGTGCGCCTCCACCGAGAACGAGAAGCTCACGCGGTCGACGTGAAAGCAGAGCGGCGCGCCGCGTCGCCCAGGCGCGCCCTGGCCGCGCGCGAGACCACGGTGCCACTCCGGGAGCAGCACGCCGTGGGGAAATGCGAGGTCGATATCTCCCCTGGCGCGAGATGCGCCCGCGGAGCAACTGGCTCGACATCGCGCGATCTTTGAGCACGCAGTACGCGAGGAACGCGTCAGCTCGACCAGCACTCGGCCCACGCGCCCGTGAGGACGTGCGGCGCAGGGCGAGGCCGGAGAAGCGCAGCTCGGCGACGCGTCGGGCGCGGAGCCGCGCCGGGCGGGCGAGACCGTGATCGCGCCGTCCTCCGCGCGCGTCACCTCCGCGCGCTCGAGGACGTGCATCAGCATCCCCTCGGTAGAGCAGCCTCGCGCCCAGCGCAGGCACCACGCTCGGATCGCGTTCGTCACGAACGCGATCCGTCGTGCCCCGATGCGGATGCGCACGTGGACACGCCAGTTGGTCTGCACGGGAGACGGGAGAGCCTCCAGAACGGCCCCAGGAACGCGAAGCCGAAGTGCCCGTGAAGAAGAATCGGAAGGTGAAAGGCGTACCTCCCGTCCGGCCCGAGGCGCTCGAGACAAGCCCTTCAGGGCACGAGGTGCCCCCTCGACCGCCGCAACCGGAACGAGGTAGTTCCACGGCAGACCACGTCTCGGATCTAGCTCCGCATCTCGGGCACCTCGGCGGAGCGGGCTCGACGAGCGCGCCCGAGAACCGAGGCGGCTGTTGGACGAAGTCCGACGAGGGCGACCGGAAGAGCCCGGGGTCGGGGTGGCTCCACGGCGCGCGCCTCCCCGTGGCGTGATGCGGACGGGCGCGAGGAGCACCGCCTCGGTCACGAGCCGAGCCACACCGGGAGCTGCATCGTGAACCCAGCCCGTTCGCCGCGGACACGAACACGGGGCCTGGCCGCACGCCGGGAGGAGCAGCGCCGCCCAGCGCGACAGCCATCGTCGCCCACGTTGGGCCGCTGGGGGAGCGTGAGCGCGCGACCACGTGCCCGCGCGCGCGAAGCACCGTCCACCCCAGCGCCCCGAGCGGTGTAGAAGAGCGCGCCCCAGCCGGCGGTGAAAGGGAAGAGCGCGCGCTCGAGCGCGAGGTACCCCTCCGGATCGGCGGCCGCGAGGTGACCCCGCGAGTGACCACACCGCCTGCGCGTATTGGTCCGGCGCGACGGCGACGAGCGTGAGCGCGAGCACGCTCCATGACGCCGCGCTCGGTGAGCAAGCGCACGCGCCACCATCGCCAACGCCATGGGGGATCGGCGACGGCGCAGAGCTGCCACGGGCCAGCCGAGGCGAAAGCGCCACGGTGCGCCGCGATCGTCGCCATGCGGGCCGCCCCGGAGGTCGCCGTGCCGCCCGGCAGGGTCGGGAGGAGGAGCGCGGCCATCGAGAGCATCGCCAGGCCGAGACCAAGAAATTGAAGATGAGCGAGCGCTCGAGGGCGCGCTCGCGCAGGGTGTACGCGAGGCGCTTCGCGGGGGGCCTCCATCGCGCAAGCGTAGCGACCCGGGTGGAGAGGGGTCGCCCCCCGATGGGACTTGACGTTTCGCACGAGCGCCGCCCGCGGGACCGGTAGCTTCTCGCGAAGCCGACGCGTGGGCACGCGCGGCGCCAGGAGAGCCATGGAGGAGCAAGCGCTGTGGAGCGGCCATCGTCCGCCGCGGTCGTGGACGCTGACCAGCCGCGAACGCGGCACGCGGTGCCCCGACTGTCCCGGCGCGACCTCGCTGCTCGACGCGCTGCCGGGGGGGCGCCTGGCGTGCCCATTCTACTCCTGCGCCCTGGTCGCCCGCGCCACGGTGCCGGCGGACCTGCTCGCGGGCTCGGGGCTCACGCTCGTGCGGCGTGGCATCATCGTCAAAGGAGGCCGTGGACGCGACGGGCGCGCCACGGTGATCGACGTCGTCGGGCCCGGCTCTGCGCTCGCCGTTCGCTCACCGCCCGGGCGTCACGGCGTTCGCCGCGGGGCCCGCGCTGCTCTGCGCGTGCCCACCGCGCGACTCGAGGAAGGCCTCGCCGGGCCCGATGGGGCGGGCCTCGCCCGCGAGCTGCTCTGGCTCCAGCAGGCCGCGCTCGCGCGGATGGAGCGCCTCGCCGACGCGCGGGGCGCCCCACGGCGAGCGCGTAGCCGCCTCCTCTCGCGCCTCTCGCCGACGGCCTCTCCGCGCCGCGGAAGCTCGACCTTCTCCCCGGCGACTGCGCCAGCGAGAGCTCGGCGCTGCTGGCCATCCGCCACGAGTCGGTGTGCCGTGAGCTCCGGCGCCTCGAGCGCGTGGGCGTGGTGCGCCGCACCTCGGAGGGACTCGAGCTGGTCGACCGCGCCGCCCTCGAGGGCGGCGGCGCCCGCGAGGACCTCCCGCCTCAGTCCTCGCGCTCGGAGAGAGAGGCGTGCTCGCGTAGCTGAGTGAGCGGCGTGGCGCGGAAGCTCTTCTCGAGCAGCGCCGCGGCCTGGTCGAGCTTACGGTGCAGCGGGCAGAGCGCCCGCGCGTGCTCGGGCAGGTCGAGCGGGCACGAGGTGATGCGCGGGATGGGGTCGACCGCCTGTACGACATCGTACACGGTGATGCAGGACGGCGGCCGCG
Protein-coding regions in this window:
- a CDS encoding Rrf2 family transcriptional regulator — its product is MITKTSEYALRAVVLLTENEGARLTLQVIARHTQVPSSYLSKVLQGLVHHGVVTSVRGPAGGFALARPPSCITVYDVVQAVDPIPRITSCPLDLPEHARALCPLHRKLDQAAALLEKSFRATPLTQLREHASLSERED